A single region of the Podospora pseudopauciseta strain CBS 411.78 chromosome 1, whole genome shotgun sequence genome encodes:
- a CDS encoding hypothetical protein (COG:T; EggNog:ENOG503P6CN), which produces MRVLATLQSYQRRLRSLSAKAMVNILEYNIGVAAEDLNRYCPGGFHPIHLHDKLHDGRYEIVHKLGFGTFSTVWLARDNQEKRNVTVKVVTADKSDETSCELSILQALKERGDVNHPGHNHVSHLVESFHIQGPNGRHLCAVQDLLGPTTSSVTDRCPNYRLEGNLARSISRQLLLAVDYLHSAGVAHGDIHMGNVLFCLPELEVASPEVIIKDLGPPQTGKIARKDGGPLEPGMPEYLVEPAEFNPKIYPHLREVRLIDFGESFFLSDLPSEISTPMSLHPPELVFQRGLSRAVDIWNLGSTTYELITGRTPFEADFDDKDLIPQFQKVIGDLPEQWIQDALASGVLKEPPNYSTAEYFLSLEEEIRRSYNDGYERDTLQFGEAELETLGCYLRKLLVVDPDHRATTSELLNDPWVSQKEPKSQAT; this is translated from the exons ATGCGGGTCTTGGCAACGCTGCAGTCGTACCAACGTCGCCTGAGAAGTCTTTCAGCAAAGGCAATGGTCAACATCCTGGAGTACAATATTGGGGTGGCTGCAGAAGATCTGAACAGATATTGTCCTGGAGGGTTTCATCCCATTCACCTCCACGACAAACTCCACGATGGCCGTTATGAAATTGTGCACAAGCTTGGTTTTGGTACCTTCTCCACTGTATGGCTTGCACGGGACAACCA GGAAAAACGGAATGTAACCGTTAAGGTCGTCACCGCCGACAAGTCAGACGAAACCAGCTGCGAGCTGAGTATTCTGCAGGCTCTAAAGGAGCGAGGCGACGTCAACCATCCTGGGCACAACCATGTCTCCCACCTTGTCGAGTCATTCCATATCCAGGGACCCAATGGGCGGCACCTCTGCGCCGTTCAGGACCTGTTGGGACCTACGACATCATCTGTGACGGATCGATGCCCAAACTACCGGCTGGAAGGGAATCTTGCCCGGTCCATCTCTAGACAGCTCCTTCTGGCCGTTGACTATTTACACTCGGCCGGCGTGGCACACGGAG ACATCCACATGGGCAATGTTCTATTCTGTCTCCCCGAACTGGAAGTGGCATCCCCAGAGGTCATCATCAAAGACCTAGGCCCTCCGCAGACAGGGAAGATTGCCAGGAAAGATGGAGGACCTCTTGAACCGGGTATGCCAGAATATCTTGTGGAACCGGCCGAGTTTAACCCGAAGATATACCCTCACCTGCGTGAGGTCAGACTAATCGATTTTGGCGAAT cttttttcctttccgACCTCCCTAGCGAAATATCTACACCAATGTCCCTACACCCCCCGGAGCTTGTCTTTCAACGTGGTCTGAGTAGGGCGGTGGATATCTGGAATCTTGGTTCCACG ACTTACGAGCTCATCACTGGTCGAACGCCTTTCGAGGCGGATTTCGATGATAAGGACTTGATCCCGCAGTTTCAAAAAGTCATTGGCGATCTCCCTGAACAGTGGATTCAAGATGCACTTGCCAGCGGTGTTTTGAAAGAACCTCCCAATT ATTCAACAGCAGAGTATTTCCTGTCTCTGGAAGAAGAGATACGGAGATCCTACAACGATGGATACGAAAGGGACACACTTCAATTTGGCGAGGCAGAGCTAGAAACACTTGGTTGCTATCTTCGGAAACTCCTGGTGGTTGACCCTGATCACAGGGCTACGACCTCTGAACTCCTGAACGATCCGTGGGTTTCACAAAAAGAGCCCAAGTCACAAGCCACATAA
- a CDS encoding hypothetical protein (EggNog:ENOG503P0XZ; COG:G) produces the protein MRAHRPSLLSRLISVQHPSLGAVSKLRKILISTFANSMTLRMACLSPCHFARSLRGCIRAVVLPKESLASIVLRTTETCPSTALGTTVGSNFFANGLRNVLQVRKDWAGPYDELDFLLPDLFDKVVPRLLPPLETSGRTIIPSLVHCDLWYGNANIVNEETEEGIVYDPAAFWAHNEYELGNWRPARNQFTRLYFGEYHSHVPTAEPAEDYDDRNALYALTIRLARCGTLLNPGGVCSDGH, from the exons ATGAGGGCACATCGGCCATCTTTGCTATCACGCCTGATTTCTGTCCAGCACCCATCGCTTGGGGCAGTCTCAAAACTCAGGAAGATTCTCATTTCTACCTTTGCAAATTCTATGACTTTACGGATGGCGTGCCTGAGCCCGTGTCATTTTGCGAGAAGCTTGCGCGGCTGCATTCGAGCGGTAGTTCTCCCGAAGGAAAGTTTGGCATCCATTGTACTACGTACAACGGAGACTTGCCCCAGTACAGCACTTGGCACAACAGTTGGGAGTAATTTTTTTGCCAATGGACTACGAAATGTTCTTCAAGTCCGTAAAGACTGGGCAGGTCCCTATGACGAGCTGGACTTTCTGCTCCCGGACCTCTTCGACAAGGTAGTTCCACGACTGTTGCCCCCACTGGAGACGAGTGGTCGCACCATAATACCGTCTCTGGTTCATTGTGATCTATGGTATGGGAATGCCAATATTGTCAACGAAGAGACAGAAGAAGGAATCGTGTATGATCCCGCCGCATTTTGGGCTCACAATGAGTATGAACTGGGCAACTGGCGGCCGGCAAGGAACCAGTTCACTCGTTTGTACTTTGGCGAGTACCATTCACATGTGCCAACGGCTGAACCCGCTGAGGATTACGATGATAGGAATGCTCTGTATGCTCTG ACGATTCGACTTGCACGCTGCGGCACTCTTCTTAACCCAGGAGGAGTATGTTCAGAT GGCCATTGA
- a CDS encoding hypothetical protein (COG:G; COG:M; EggNog:ENOG503P03W) yields MSTKPTIFIIGGTGAQGIPVITGLVQDGAYAVRVLTRDPNSRRAKHLLTLGPDVSLIPGTFTSEADLRAGFQGCWGAFINIDGFATGEAMETFWTYRCYELAIECGIKFYVHGNLDYGYKLGGYDARFRCGHYDGKGRMGEWILSQNASDKKRMKAALFTTGPYIEMALAPFTPMAPRVEVDEASGEQVVTWRVPLGEKGGVPHVSLADCAYYVRWLFDNPEKADGMNLAVAVDHIHYSEVASAFEKVTGRKAKHVDVDLETYFSTGHWGMTASLPTGYTVDSTSPALMSLKDNFTGFWRLWQGSGSNRGVVKRDYALLDKIHPNRIKSVEEFFRREDEKAKADGRGSLWEAVANPRPILKIHEDGSLRSSQKGRM; encoded by the coding sequence ATgtccaccaaaccaaccatcttcatcatcggcggCACCGGCGCCCAAGGCATCCCCGTGATCACAGGCCTCGTCCAAGACGGAGCCTACGCCGTCCGAGTCCTCACCCGCGACCCCAACTCCAGACGCGCGaaacacctcctcaccctcggccCCGACGTCAGTCTCATCCCCGGCACCTTCACCTCCGAAGCTGACCTCCGCGCCGGCTTCCAAGGCTGCTGGGGTGCCTTCATCAACATCGACGGGTTTGCCACCGGCGAGGCAATGGAAACCTTTTGGACCTACCGCTGCTATGAACTCGCCATTGAGTGCGGAATCAAGTTTTATGTTCATGGTAATCTTGACTATGGGTACAAGCTTGGTGGGTATGACGCGAGGTTTCGGTGCGGTCACTATGATGGGAAGGGACGGATGGGGGAGTGGATTCTGAGTCAGAATGCTTCCGacaagaagaggatgaaggctGCGCTGTTTACGACTGGGCCGTATATCGAGATGGCGCTTGCTCCGTTTACACCTATGGCGCCAAGGGTGGAAGTTGATGAGGCTTCGGGAGAACAGGTGGTGACCTGGAGGGTGCcgttgggggagaagggaggggTGCCGCACGTTTCGTTGGCTGACTGCGCGTATTATGTCAGGTGGCTGTTTGACAACCCTGAGAAGGCGGATGGGATGAACCTGGCGGTGGCGGTTGATCACATCCACTACTCGGAGGTGGCCAGCGCTTTTGAGAAGGTTACTGGACGCAAGGCCAAgcatgttgatgttgatctCGAGACGTACTTTTCAACTGGGCATTGGGGTATGACCGCCTCGCTACCCACTGGATATACGGTGGATAGTACGAGCCCGGCACTTATGAGCCTCAAGGACAACTTCACCGGGTTTTGGAGATTGTGGCAGGGGTCTGGATCGAATCGGGGtgtggtgaagagggattACGCCCTGCTGGACAAGATCCACCCAAACAGGATCAAGAGCGTGGAGGAGTTCTTCAGAagggaggatgagaaggcAAAGGCAGACGGACGGGGATCGCTATGGGAGGCTGTTGCCAACCCAAGGCCTATTCTCAAGATTCACGAGGACGGCAGTTTGCGAAGTTCCCAGAAGGGTCGCATGTAA
- a CDS encoding hypothetical protein (EggNog:ENOG503P047; COG:Q) — MPHQEAEQTFRSYGKEDSEHYTKHRPNYHPSLYKAILNHHTYTGGKLDTLLDVGCGPGSHAVRTLAPHFAHAIGIDPGEGMITAAKNLLTTDPIFTKTSESIDFQVGSAEQLEKITPKNSVDLITASHAAHWFDMPLFWKSAANVLKPGGSVAIWASGEIRINPNIPAGRAIQQTIDLFWDRHFKDFVVPGNEMIKHSYADLLLPWTLPEPIDDFEKDTFYRREWSPSESFFDVENSEVSLNKWEKIMSTGTPVTRWREAHPDDAGTERDPLRKCRREIERLLHEAGVEKGKETVKGYTKGVLLMVKRK, encoded by the coding sequence ATGCCTCACCAGGAAGCTGAACAGACCTTCCGGTCCTACGGCAAGGAAGACAGCGAACACTACACCAAACACCGGCCAAACTACCACCCTTCCCTCTACAAAgccatcctcaaccaccacacctacACCGGCGGCAAGctcgacaccctcctcgACGTAGGCTGCGGCCCCGGCTCCCACGCCGTCCGTACCCTCGCCCCCCATTTTGCTCATGCCATCGGCATCGACCCCGGCGAAGGCATGATCACAGCCGCcaaaaacctcctcaccaccgaccccatcttcaccaaaacATCCGAGTCGATCGACTTCCAGGTCGGCTCTGCCGAGCAACTTGAGAAaatcacccccaaaaacagCGTCGAcctcatcaccgcctccCACGCCGCCCACTGGTTCGACATGCCCCTGTTCTGGAAGTCGGCCGCCAACGTCCTCAAGCCAGGCGGCAGCGTGGCCATCTGGGCAAGCGGCGAGATCCgcatcaaccccaacatccccGCCGGCCGGGCCATCCAGCAGACCATCGACCTCTTCTGGGACCGCCACTTCAAGGACTTTGTCGTCCCCGGCAACGAGATGATCAAGCACAGCTACGccgaccttctcctcccctggACTCTCCCCGAGCCGATCGACGACTTTGAGAAGGACACGTTTTACCGGAGGGAGTGGAGTCCCAGCGAGAGCTTCTTTGATGTGGAGAACTCCGAGGTGAGTCTGAATAAGTGGGAGAAGATTATGAGCACCGGTACGCCGGTGACGCGCTGGCGGGAGGCTCATCCCGATGATGCCGGGACGGAGAGGGACCCGTTGAGGAAGTGCAGGAGGGAGATTGAGAGGCTGCTGCATGAGGCTGGTgttgagaaggggaaggagacgGTCAAGGGGTATACCAAGGGAgttttgttgatggtgaagagAAAGTAG
- a CDS encoding hypothetical protein (COG:S; EggNog:ENOG503P35T), whose translation MVQFTKIVSALALTIAAVHAAPDLSQRQALPDPAGEKNIGNGAGGQFIGGQCNGAADCASGCCATLPRGGETIGVCSGVGAQTQAGKQGCGFEGGNAGGNGGGNNGGGNGGGNNGGNNNNNNQGGGNAGAVGGTIMPSTLVPDPAGAGNVGNGAGRQFITGECTSDADCASGCCALVNDGVRPAFGSCSGVGANTQNGKQGCGFPQGGGQL comes from the exons ATGGTCCAGTTCACCAAGATCGTCAGCGCTCTGGCCT TGACCATTGCTGCCGTCCACGCTGCTCCTGACCTCTCTCAGCGCCAGGCCCTCCCCGATCCCGCCGGTGAGAAGAACATCGGCAACGGAGCTGGTGGCCAGTTCATTGGAGGCCAGTGTAATGGCGCCGCCGACTGTGCCTCTGGCTGCTGTGCTACCCTCCCTAGAGGAGGTGAGACCATTGGTGTGTGCTCCGGTGTAGGTGCTCAGACTCAGGCCGGCAAGCAAGGCTGCGGTTTCGAGGGTGGCAATGCCGGCGGTAACGGCGGTGGTAACAACGGCGGCGgtaatggtggtggtaacAATggtggcaacaacaacaacaacaaccagggTGGTGGTAATGCCGGTGCAGTTGGTGGCACCATCATGCCCAGCACCCTCGTCCCCGACCCGGCCGGTGCTGGCAACGTCGGCAACGGTGCCGGCCGCCAGTTCATCACCGGCGAGTGCACCAGCGACGCTGACTGCGCCTCTGGCTGCTGCGCTCTGGTCAACGACGGTGTCCGTCCCGCCTTTGGCAGCTGCTCTGGTGTGGGTGCCAACACTCAGAATGGCAAGCAGGGCTGCGGCTTCCCCCAAGGCGGTGGCCAGCTTTAA
- a CDS encoding hypothetical protein (EggNog:ENOG503NWY3; COG:F; COG:J), whose protein sequence is MALQDNLVRDALLKLAQDDMPWDKTGEAVVWRRIFTVTMFKIPSMASQSWMIDGVDEFSCFGFLFSKKFLATIPHDLHLFATSRLLEDIERGFLSLGRKKATIEKLSDTDTVENMHLFLDTRLKDLGRPDNPQDRERMCEKIFAKSRGSFLWPRLVVQEFEDVW, encoded by the coding sequence ATGGCGCTCCAGGACAACCTTGTTCGGGACGCTTTGCTCAAGCTCGCCCAGGACGATATGCCTTGGGACAAGACCGGTGAAGCTGTGGTTTGGCGCCGCATCTTTACGGTTACCATGTTCAAAATACCGTCGATGGCAAGCCAGTCTTGGATGATCGATGGTGTGGACGAATTTTCATGTTTTGGTTTCCTATTTTCCAAGAAGTTTCTTGCCACTATACCCCATGATCTTCACCTTTTTGCTACCAGTCGGCTTTTGGAAGACATTGAGCGTGGCTTCCTCTCTCTAGGACGGAAGAAGGCAACGATAGAGAAGCTATCGGATACGGACACTGTCGAGAACATGCACCTTTTTCTGGACACGCGACTAAAAGACCTGGGTAGGCCAGACAACCCCCAAGACCGCGAGCGCATGTGTGAGAAGATATTTGCCAAATCCCGGGGCTCTTTTCTTTGGCCACGACTGGTCGTACAAGAGTTTGAGGATGTCTGGTAG
- a CDS encoding hypothetical protein (COG:S; EggNog:ENOG503P2MV) yields MDSGSSFFVSSSLSLAQRLQLSTMVYYGVVSKGCQRCRQRKIKCDQRKPECTRCHKSGLPCPGYRDLNEVIFRDESSRIIRISRKGERKQTGPVLSPSAANPLLASLTSPADEVGANFFFAKYVFHQDPFSTSSGYQDWLATAYCHHDGRFTPLRAAVEAAGLAGLSNINPSPQLTVQSRQQYRHALTAVKEALSNPSQAADDATLMAVILLGLYEMINFDTWDRYHSWTTHIQGATALLDLRGQEQFTRERGGQLYVQIRPQILLACMKQRVAVPPALVTATYNFQSSGIREQLHQRETRNPASICEISFRVVNLRAAVKHGALSQEAILQSALDIDADLKTWREGLPFSWEYCTSDDSTGFNGKRHQYGSLSMAKVWNNWRTLCILVGRIVVQNKVCAVERKATTLRWIHELMADVCISASSFGEDGFALSLVQPLHIIAIQSLAPLDTRKFAIEKLRSIGVLTGVRIAVLLANDIARRLKEQPFEGG; encoded by the exons ATGGACTCTGggtcttctttttttgtttctagTTCTCTCTCACTCGCCCAGAGACTTCAGCTATCAACCATGGTTTATTACGGTGTTGTGAGCAAAGGCTGCCAGCGCTGCCGGCAGCGAAAGATCAAG TGTGATCAGCGCAAACCGGAGTGTACGAGATGCCACAAGTCCGGTCTTCCGTGTCCCGGCTACCGAGACCTGAATGAGGTAATCTTTCGAGACGAGTCCAGTCGGATTATTCGGATATCCCGCAAGGGGGAGAGAAAGCAGACCGGTCCTGTCTTATCTCCGTCGGCTGCCAACCCTCTGCTGGCTTCACTCACCAGTCCCGCCGACGAGGTTGGTGCAAACTTCTTTTTCGCTAAATACGTGTTTCACCAAGACCCGTTTTCCACAAGCTCGGGCTATCAAGATTGGCTAGCCACAGCTTACTGTCATCATGATGGTCGTTTTACACCTCTTCGAGCAGCCGTCGAGGCGGCAGGTCTGGCAGgcctctccaacatcaatCCTTCGCCTCAACTCACGGTCCAATCCCGGCAGCAGTATCGACATGCCCTTACCGCCGTCAAGGAGGCTCTGAGTAACCCATCCCAAGCGGCTGACGACGCCACCCTCATGGCCGTCATCCTGCTCGGACTCTACGAGATGATCAACTTTGACACCTGGGATCGATATCACAGTTGGACAACCCACATCCAGGGTGCCACAGCCTTGTTGGATCTGCGAGGTCAAGAGCAATTTACTCGGGAGCGCGGAGGGCAACTCTATGTGCAGATCCGGCCTCAAATA CTCCTCGCATGCATGAAGCAGCGGGTCGCTGTCCCGCCTGCCCTCGTGACAGCAACGTACAACTTCCAGTCGAGCGGCATCAGGGAGCAGCTGCACCAGCGGGAGACGCGGAATCCAGCTTCGATATGCGAGATTTCCTTCCGGGTCGTCAACCTTCGAGCAGCCGTCAAGCACGGAGCTTTAAGTCAAGAGGCTATTCTTCAGAGCGCTTTGGATATCGATGCAGATCTCAAAACATGGAGGGAGGGGCTTCCTTTTTCGTGGGAGTACTGCACCTCTGACGACAGCACCGGCTTCAACGGGAAGCGCCACCAATACGGAAGTCTGTCGATGGCAAAGGTGTGGAACAATTGGAGGACGCTGTGCATCCTGGTTGGAAGGATTGTGGTGCAGAACAAAGTGTGCGCAGTTGAGAGGAAGGCCACGACGCTCAGATGGATCCATGAGCTGATGGCGGACGTGTGCATCTCGGCTTCGAGCTTTGGGGAGGACGGGT TTGCTCTTTCTCTTGTTCAACCATTAcacatcatcgccatccagTCGCTTGCCCCGCTCGACACACGGAAGTTTGCTATCGAGAAGCTGAGAAGCATTGGGGTGTTGACTGGTGTTCGGATTGCAGTTTTGCTTGCCAATGACATTGCCAGGAGACTCAAAGAACAGCCTTTTGAAGGGGGATGA
- the RCD-1 gene encoding Regulator of cell death-1 (rcd-1)-like protein — MYLDKSTKQGFSSSRSFRRSGTGSDLQPFNSAQTAALIVFGVLIGLITTGIIIWCCCCRGPGWQRRTSSRSRVKIIRMSGPRGEKGEKGSPGPMGMQGLPGLPAPTVFLPLPASAAPVPIRPLGPRGMLPGALPDINTGARETTKQRSRECSPKRQHNSLHIHPPHPHSRPQPSILPTQYSLPPHLQKFAQPLTPAAPSVSQLPSQPLPPSNTQIRLLPLPSQPPLRIQPLRIPPPTLPHPQHRYYQPRPPIAKIINDHAAGVTRPLPLALPIGRHGMVNLALKYQVHSEKGASSRPVSSRGLESGYQSAYCESSAESDDGGEMGYESMENFGRVVEEDRRGRWARMGV, encoded by the coding sequence ATGTATCTCGACAAATCCACCAAACAAGGTTTCTCTTCCTCGAGATCATTCCGGCGATCAGGCACCGGATCAGATCTTCAGCCCTTCAACTCGGCTCAGACGGCCGCCCTTATCGTCTTTGGGGTTCTCATCGGCCTCATAACGACGGGGATAATAAtctggtgctgttgctgccgtgGACCAGGCTGGCAGCGCAGAACTAGCTCGAGATCCAGAGTCAAGATCATCCGCATGTCTGGGCCACGAGGCGAGAAGGGTGAGAAGGGATCACCAGGACCGATGGGAATGCAAGGGCTACCTGGTCTCCCAGCACCAACAGTCTTTTTACCTCTTCCCGCCTCGGCAGCGCCAGTGCCGATTCGCCCTCTGGGGCCAAGGGGGATGCTTCCCGGTGCGCTTCCTGACATCAACACGGGTGCTCGCGAGACCACCAAGCAGCGCAGCAGAGAGTGCTCCCCGAAACGCCAACACAATTCCCTCCATATACATCCACCACATCCTCATTCTCGTCCACAACCGAGCATACTACCAACACAATATTCTCTGCCTCCTCACCTTCAAAAGTTTGCTCAGCCCCTCACCCCAGCGGCACCGTCCGTCTCGCAACTACCATCACAACCATTACCGCCATCAAACACCCAAATCCGACTATTGCCATTGCCGTCACAACCACCGCTGCgaatccaacccctccgcattcctccaccaacccttcctcacccccagCACCGCTACTACCAACCCAGGCCCCCCATCGCAAAAATAATCAACGACCACGCAGCAGGCGTCACCAGGCCGTTGCCGCTAGCCCTCCCAATAGGCCGCCACGGCATGGTAAATCTTGCCTTGAAGTACCAAGTCCACAGCGAGAAGGGGGCATCCAGTCGGCCGGTGTCCTCGAGGGGACTGGAGAGCGGGTACCAGAGTGCGTATTGTGAGAGTAGTGCCGAGTCTGACGacgggggggagatgggataTGAGTCGATGGAGAATTtcgggagggtggtggaggaggatcggagggggagatgggcgAGAATGGGGGTGTAG
- a CDS encoding hypothetical protein (COG:S; EggNog:ENOG503NXA9): protein MSKRSSIFGRLGLRGRPNGDDAPPPAYDGLSTSSTSPQPQLQQGQTPATEEEADLTAAFESLNLSDAGSQPTADTCLAHLKLLLAIQTLKEDVGYTDGLFGLWDSLAGPIIVDEEKRRLAGAEHDKTLATLSRIREKRWALFVARASDRYEAWWKGIPGQRILSERDMSEPERDQNAYFNFPNDPNLKFGWTENILPPLDVLMVWHTHMLNPRAFLEDAMLVGLRSFWSNGMPWALVDRVIDPETFSYRVSDQCKANWTKQTGHAWDVADDSPRKTLLCPRCNTSLEVLWTTCGRPENHRPNPNTEIDLIGEGYGDGNLNSDCPQCGITIKKELLSVARFVKDVTALMGHSNKPMHGTILDTRSGIPELPDQTSVALKLRVPRTFPNAMLKSGCDSIRTDIMTLLHKPLIPDPTMEDVRRKIEYVLSRPSNVKEISGFKAGSASKQALRPGSRTAIRKMMNTYWQNFSPFGLDLSGAVMRQGIFVEKMVKLDWLHSPSARQTMERLIVKYNRFLAIMAENPDNVVVPTLDVDLAWHTHQLSPGMYYQHTVSLTGKFVDHDDKIEEGVLSAQFEWTSQKYQEKYGEVYTIRSSHVSGLSGALGVSKQERIADNFHSSGQAALCPPDKSAHISAHNAVMPTEDYRQTVRKRLVAVHQKRLDAAYAKAKARAEKKGRKIPPREAYVYDHWGHPVTQTGPYGHPMWWTAGMYFAWAPGAMMAGGCGGGGGDWGGCAAPGVGDGGFTGNCGGNGGCDGGWEAVVAPVEELVVEGAVAVEVVVMAVVVVGGVVAGEGRGH, encoded by the exons ATGTCCAAAAGATCGTCTATTTTTGGGCGTCTTGGGCTGCGGGGAAGACCAAACGGCGATGATGCCCCGCCGCCAGCATACGATGGCCTttcaacatcatccacctCACCGCAGCCTCAACTGCAACAGGGACAGACACCGGCTacagaggaagaagctgaCCTCACAGCTGCCTTTGAGTCACTCAATCTATCCGATGCTGGCTCACAGCCTACCGCCGACACCTGCCTCGCCCATCTGAAGCTCTTGCTTGCCATTCAGACCCTGAAAGAAGATGTGGGATACACCGATGGGCTGTTTGGCCTGTGGGACTCCCTTGCAGGACCCATCATTGTCGACGAAGAAAAGCGACGGTTAGCTGGTGCCGAACATGATAAGACTTTGGCAACCTTGAGCAGGATCAGAGAGAAGCGGTGGGCGCTTTTTGTGGCTAGGGCATCGGACCGATATGAGGCTTGGTGGAAAGGGATTCCTGGTCAAAGAATCCTGAGCGAGCGTGATATGAGCGAGCCTGAAAGGGATCAGAATGCATATTTCAACTTCCCCAACGACCCAAATCTCAAGTTTGGGTGGACGGAAAACATTTTGCCGCCTTTGG ATGTACTGATGGTATGGCATACCCACATGCTCAACCCTCGTGCTTTTCTCGAGGACGCCATGCTTGTTGGTCTGCGATCATTCTGGTCCAATGGCATGCCATGGGCACTCGTCGACCGAGTCATTGATCCCGAAACCTTTTCATACCGCGTGTCGGATCAATGCAAAGCCAATTGGACCAAGCAGACGGGGCACGCGTGGGATGTCGCTGATGACTCCCCCAGGAAGACACTGCTTTGCCCTCGATGCAACACCTCTCTTGAGGTTCTCTGGACAACTTGTGGCCGACCTGAGAACCACCgccccaacccaaacactGAGATTGATCTCATTGGCGAAGGCTATGGCGATGGAAACCTCAACTCCGACTGTCCTCAATGTGGCATTACCATCAAAAAGGAACTATTATCCGTTGCGAGATTCGTCAAGGACGTCACGGCACTCATGGGACACTCCAACAAGCCCATGCATGGCACTATCCTCGACACCCGCTCTGGGATCCCCGAGCTTCCGGATCAGACATCTGTCGCGCTCAAACTCCGCGTCCCACGAACGTTCCCTAACGCCATGCTCAAGTCCGGCTGCGACTCCATCCGCACCGATATCATGACACTCCTCCACAAGCCACTCATCCCGGACCCAACGATGGAGGACGTGCGCAGGAAGATTGAGTATGTGCTGTCCAGGCCGTCAAACGTCAAAGAGATCAGTGGCTTCAAGGCGGGCTCGGCATCAAAACAGGCCCTGAGACCGGGCTCTCGGACGGCAATCCGCAAGATGATGAACACATACTGGCAGAATTTCTCGCCTTTCGGGCTTGATCTCTCTGGAGCGGTGATGAGGCAGGGTATTTTTGTGGAAAAGATGGTCAAGCTTGACTGGTTGCACAGCCCGTCCGCCCGTCAGacgatggagaggttgattgTGAAATACAACCGGTTCCTTGCCATCATGGCGGAGAACCCTGACAATGTGGTGGTGCCAACGCTGGATGTGGATTTGGCGTGGCATACTCATCAGTTGAGTCCGGGCATGTACTACCAACACACGGTGTCGCTGACGGGGAAATTTGTCGATCACGATGacaagattgaggagggagtTTTGAGCGCGCAGTTTGAGTGGACGAGTCAAAAGTATCAGGAGAAGTATGGGGAGGTGTACA CCATTCGATCTTCCCACGTTTCTGGCTTGTCAGGCGCCCTGGGGGTGTCAAAACAGGAGAGAATTGCAGACAACTTCCACTCATCTGGCCAAGCGGCGCTTTGCCCACCGGACAAGTCGGCGCACATTTCTGCTCATAATGCTGTCATGCCGACTGAGGACTATAGACAGACAGTCCGTAAACGGTTGGTGGCTGTGCACCAAAAGCGATTGGATGCCGCTTATGCCAAGGCAAAGGCGAgagcggagaagaaggggagaaaGATACCGCCTAGGGAAGCGTATGTGTACGATCATTGGGGTCACCCTGTCACGCAGACTGGCCCGTATGGACATCCGATGTGGTGGACAGCCGGTATGTATTTTGCTTGGGCTCCGGGTGCCATGATGGCTGggggttgcggtggtggcggaggggattggggaggatgtgctgctcctggtgttggtgatggtgggttTACGGGGAACTGTGGAGGAAATGGGGGGtgtgatggggggtgggaggcggTAGTGGCGCctgtggaggagttggttgtggagggggcggttgcggtggaggtggtggtgatggcggtggtggtggtggggggggtggttgcgggggaggggaggggg CATTAG